One window from the genome of Plasmodium relictum strain SGS1 genome assembly, chromosome: 12 encodes:
- a CDS encoding pyridine nucleotide transhydrogenase, putative, with protein sequence MKRTTFCLILFNFYLLIIKNSYSKSNLRNNPKYLYESVEGNNTFQIKLPTITFPSNNNINSYKNVERETRNVISDDISELSSYSFLPSLLNAVYLFSSLCFILCLTGLNDHKTSKRGNMLGFIGIIAAILVTFSQVGFGFRYELFFLIVIPAVIIGLYIAHNVNMIQMPQLVALFHSFVGLAALFVGFSKFHSASFENYEMNTIHLNEIYIGTFIASITFIGSLVAAGKLSGILDSKSLKLKTKKLVNILFMIIIIILGYYFVNNQLLYLKTICLYTSFIIELFLGFHLIASIGAADMPVVISALNSYSGFATAISGFLLHNNLLIISGSLIGSSGAILSYIMCIGMNRDIFNIILGGWDDYEELSESLQEKEKKKSANSTTNKYVADNLINAKNIVIVPGYGAAVSKCQRELAEICSILKSRNIEVNFAIHPVAGRMPGHLNVLLAEANIPYNMVKEMNEINPLISDADIVLVVGANDIVNPSSLDPSSKIYGMPVIEVWKSRQVIILKRSLSAGYSAIDNPLFYYSNTFMLFGDAKYSTNQILTILNDYISHKHPVITQEDRKIAQKETESGSLHSIVDSFPSEEDIKLTEDYPKPRRVIGLVRNDDIEEKKKEENEVNLTIVPLAPKFIPNLRKMGFRILVEEDIGTKILIKNEEYTKYGAEIVSREIIFKHSNIILKVDPPTINFINEIPNNTILIGYLWPGINQHLLEKIVENKEKKNITYLAIDEVPRSTRAQKLDVRSSMSNLQGYRAVLEAFFILPRFSKSSLTAAGKINPAKVFVVGAGVAGLQAIITAKSLGAIVYAHDSRLSTEEEVRSCGGIFIRIPTDETNNSDIYTKTMSEQYEKIQRDIFKKIIKKCDVLICAAFIPGKTSPKLVTTEMIKLMKAGSVAVDLSTEFGDKENNWGGNIECSQSNKNIIINSVHILGRDKIERNMPLQASDLFSMNMINLLEEMGGGLRFNVDINNDIIKSLVVIKDGNILYTPEKALDKSIKSESVFVCKKKEIIESSSKKKIKYPTGTRLIEKFIESDPFFYISLFLVVIITLLTGKILSQSDLYHLFLFTLSIIVGYYCVWSVTPSLHTPLMSVTNALSGVIIIGSMIEYGNGFKSLSSILSIIATFLSAINLSGGFYVTKRMLDMFLK encoded by the exons atgaagagaaCGACATTTTGtctaattctttttaatttttatttattaattataaagaacAGTTATTCTAAATCCAATTTAAGGAATAACCCAAAATACTTATATGAATCAGTAGAGGGCAACAATacttttcaaataaaattaccTACTATTACTTTTCcatcaaataataatataaacagTTATAAAAATGTAGAAAGGGAAACAAGAAATGTTATATCGGATGATATATCTGAATTGTCATCATATTCCTTTTTACCATCGTTATTAAATGcagtttatttattttcttctttgtGTTTCATATTATGTTTAACAGGTCTAAATGATCATAAGACATCAAAAAGAGGTAATATGTTAGGTTTTATAGGAATAATAGCTGCAATTTTAGTAACATTTAGTCAAGTAGGGTTCGGATTCAGATAtgaattattctttttaatagtAATACCAGCTGTAATTATAGGATTATATATTGCTCATAATGTAAATATGATTCAAATGCCACAATTAGTTGCTCTATTTCACAGTTTCGTTGGCTTAGCTGCTTTATTTGTAGGGTTTTCTAAATTTCATTCTGCGTCTtttgaaaattatgaaatgAATACAATTCATCTGAATGAGATTTATATAGGAACATTCATTGCTTCTATTACATTTATTGGATCATTAGTTGCAGCAGGAAAATTAAGTGGAATTTTAGATAGTAAATCTTTAAAattgaaaacaaaaaagttagttaatattttatttatgattattattataattctaGGATATTATTTTGTTAACAACCAACTTTTATACTTAAAAACTATTTGCCTATATACTTCCTTCATTATTGAATTATTCCTTGGATTCCATTTAATAGCATCTATTGGTGCAGCAGATATGCCTGTAGTTATAAGTGCTTTAAATTCTTACTCAGGTTTTGCTACAGCTATAAGTGGATTTTTGCTccataacaatttattaattatatcagGTTCACTTATTGGTTCTTCAGGAGCTATATTATCTTACATTATGTGCATAGGAATGAATAgagatatttttaatataatattaggAGGATGGGATGATTATGAAGAATTAAGTGAATCTTtacaagaaaaagaaaaaaaaaagtctgCGAATTCTAcaacaaataaatatgttGCGGACAACTTAATCAATGCAAAAAATATTGTTATTGTCCCAGGTTATGGTGCTGCTGTTAGTAAATGTCAAAGAGAATTAGCTGAAATTTGTAGTATATTAAAATCAAGAAATATAGAAGTAAATTTTGCTATTCACCCAGTTGCAGGAAGAATGCCAGGTCATTTAAATGTGCTATTAGCAGAAGCAAACATTCCTTATAATATGGTTAAAGAAATGAATGAAATCAATCCATTAATATCTGATGCTGATATAGTTCTAGTAGTTGGGGCTAATGATATCGTTAACCCTTCTTCTTTAGATCCTTCAAGTAAAATTTACGGAATGCCTGTTATTGAAGTATGGAAAAGTAGACaagtaattattttaaaaagaagtTTAAGCGCTGGTTATTCAGCTATTGATAACccattattttattactcCAATACATTTATGCTTTTTGGGGACGCTAAATATTCAACTAATCAAATTTTGACTATTTTGAATGATTATATAAGTCATAAACATCCCGTAATTACTCAAGAAGATAGAAAAATCGCTCAAAAAGAAACAGAATCTGGATCATTGCATTCCATAGTGGATAGCTTTCCAAGTGAAgaagatataaaattaacaGAAGATTATCCTAAACCTAGGAGAGTTATCGGTCTAGTAAGAAATGATGATATAgaggagaaaaaaaaagaagaaaatgaagtcAATTTAACTATAGTTCCTCTTGCACCCAAATTTATAccaaatttaagaaaaatggGTTTTCGTATATTGGTTGAAGAAGATATAGgaacaaaaatattaataaaaaatgaagaatataCTAAATATGGTGCTGAAATAGTATCAagagaaattatttttaaacataGCAACATCATACTAAAAGTAGATCCACCaacaataaattttataaatgaaataccAAACAATACAATATTAATTGGCTATTTGTGGCCAGGTATTAATCAAcatttattagaaaaaatagtagaaaataaggaaaaaaaaaatattacttatCTAGCAATAGATGAAGTGCCTAGATCTACTCGTGCCCAAAAATTAGATGTTAGAAGCTCTATGAGTAATTTACAAGGATATAGAGCTGTTTTAGAagctttttttattttgccAAGATTTAGTAAATCTTCTTTAACTGCAGCAGGAAAGATTAACCCAGCAAAAGTTTTTGTTGTTGGTGCTGGTGTAGCAGGGCTACAAGCAATTATAACAGCAAAAAGCTTAGGAGCTATTGTATATGCTCATGACTCAAGATTATCAACAGAAGAAGAAGTGAGAAGTTGCGGTGGAATATTTATTCGAATACCAACTGATGAAACTAACAATTCAGATATCTATACAAAAACAATGAGTGAACAATATGAGAAAATACAAAGggatattttcaaaaaaattattaagaaGTGTGATGTTTTAATTTGTGCAGCGTTTATTCCAGGAAAAACATCTCCTAAGTTGGTAACTACTGAAATGATTAAATTAATGAAAGCAGGAAGTGTAGCTGTGGATTTGTCAACAGAATTTGgggataaagaaaataattggGGTGGAAACATTGAGTGCTCccaatcaaataaaaatattattataaatagtGTTCATATATTAGGAAGAGATAAAATAGAAAGAAATATGCCACTGCAAGCTTCTGATTTATTTTCAATGAATATGATAAATTTATTAGAAGAAATGGGTGGAGGATTACGATTTAATGttgatattaataatgatattattaaatCATTAGTTGTAATAAAAGAtggaaatatattatatacacCTGAAAAAGCACTTGATAAATCAATTAAAAGTGAAAGTGTATTCGTAtgtaagaaaaaagaaattatagaatcatcttcaaaaaaaaaaattaaatatccTACAGGGACACGTTTAATAGAAAAGTTTATTGAATCggatccttttttttatatttctttatttcttgTAGTAATAATTACATTACTAACAGGAAAAATATTATCACAATCTGATTtgtatcatttatttttatttacattatcCATAATTGTTGGTTATTATTGTGTTTGGTCAGTAACCCCATCTTTACACACACCATTAATGTCTGTAACTAATGCG cTATCTGGAGTTATAATTATAGGTAGTATGATTGAATATGGTAATGGTTTTAAAAGTTTAAGTTCAATTTTATCAATAATAGCTACTTTTTTATCGGCTATCAATTTATCTg gtGGATTCTATGTAACAAAAAGAATGCTTGATAtgtttttgaaataa